Sequence from the Qipengyuania gaetbuli genome:
CGCGGGGCCAGACCACCATGATGGCACCTGCAACGAGCAAGCCGAGCCCCGTCCAGCGCCAGCCTCGCGCGTAGCGACGAATCGCGGGACGTAAGTCGGGAGCTACTCTGCCAATCTTCATACCGCAGACCTTTCAAGCAATCCGGTAGTAGTCCGCCACACGGTCCAGTGCCAACTTCAGTACCAGCTTGCCGCTGCGCACCGGCCAGCCGAGGCCCTTCTCCGCCTCGGGCAGGCTTTCGCAGCCGCAGACTACGCGCCACAGGACATCGGACAGGCCGCTGCCCGCTTCGGCCATCGCCGCGCCGAACCGCGCCTTCGCCGCAAGCTGGCGCTCGGTCGGCGTCATGCCGTCACCGCCGCCACCGTCGACGCGCACCGGGTCCCAGCGCATGGTGACGCCGGGCGAAAGCTGGGCCCGCTCGTAATCCAGCCGCAGTCGTTCCCCGGCTTGGAAGAGGCGGTCGTCCAGATGCCCCCGCGCATGGAGCCAGGACAACGGACTTTCGGCGAGATTTACCGTTACGGTTCGCTTGGCGGCCCTAGCCGAGCCACGACCGCTCACGCCGGTCTCCGTCAATTCTCGTTCGACCAGTTCTCGGCGCATCGGCAGTCTCCTTTGTCTGTGGTGTGCCCTTGCAAAGTTCCGGTTATTGTAGGAAAGGTCAAAAACCATTCCGGTTAAGGGAGAGCCCGAGTGATCAACCGCATCCGCGATATCCGCAAGCAGAAGGGCTGGACGCTGGCCGACCTCGCAGAAGCCTGCGTGCCGCCGACCACCCCGCAGACGGTGGGGCGACTGGAGACGGGGATGCGCAACCTGTCGCTCAAGTGGATGGACCGGATCGCCGCCGCGCTGGAGGTGGAGCCCGAAGTGCTGGTGCGCTCGGAAAACGCCGAACACCCGCAAGTGGTCGCCACGCTCGGTAGGGACGGGCCCGAGGCGCTGGAGACGACGCGCGATGCGATCCTTGCCACCGACCTCGGCGGCAGCGGTTCGCTGATGGTGCTGACGATCGATTATCCCCACGGCGAATACCGGCCCGGCGACCAGCTGTGGCTCCGGCAGATCGCGCCCGAAGACGCCGCCCGCGCCGTCAACCGCGACGTGCTGGTACCGAAGAAGGCCGGCCGCTTCGCCTTCGGTCGGCTGATCGACCGGCAGGGCAGCCTCGTCGGCATCCTTCCGCCGGGGCATGGCGAAAAGCAGCAGGTCGTCGATGGGCCTGCGTGGATCGGGGTCGCCGAAATGCTGGTCCGCCGGCTGTGAGCGACGCGCCCAAATGCCGGGTTCTCGTCCTCTCCACGCTCTGGCCGAACGAGGCGCACCCGCGCTTCGGCACGTTCGTCGCCCGTTCGATCGAGGCGCTCGCACGCGAAACCGGCTGGCAACCCGTGGTCATCAATCCCATCGGCCTGCCGCCCGTGGTCTTCGGCCGCTACAAGACCGTGCGCGATGCGGCGGTGAGCGGGACGGAAAAGGGCGTCGAGGTCCACCGGCCCGTCTTCCGCCTGCTTCCCAAAGTCGGCGGCAGGCTCAACCCGGCGCTGATCGCGGCAGCCGTTATGCCGCTCGCCCGCACGCTTCACGAGGCGGCACCCTTCGACCTCGTCGATGCGCAATTCTTCTATCCCGATGGACCCGCGGCCATGCGTGTCGCGGGCGAACTCGGCCTGCCCTTTTCGGTCAAGGCGCGCGGGGCGGACATCCATTACTGGGGCGCGCGCAGCTACGGCCTCGCGGCGCTGCGCGAAACGGCAGACAAGGCGGCAGGCGTGCTCGCCGTGTCCGACGCGCTGGCAGACGACATGGCCGCGCTGGGAATACAGCGCGAGAAAATCACGATCCACCGCACCGGCCTCGACCGCGACCGGTTCCGCCCCCTCGGCCATACGCAGTTGCGCGCGCGACTGGCGGAAGAACTGGGCCTCCCGCTATCCAAGGACGACCGGTTGCTCGCCACGGTAGGCGCGCTGATCGAGCGCAAGGGGCAGGCGCTGGTCATCAAGGCGCTCGGCGATCTGCCTGAGGCCCGCCTTCTCCTGGTCGGCAAGGGAGAGGACGAGGCCAGCCTGCGCGCGCTCGCACGCTCGGAAGGCGTGGCGGAGCGCGTGCACTTCCTCGGCTTGCTCGACCACGACCTCCTGCCGCTGGTGCTGTCGGCTGCGGACGCGATGGTCCTGCCCTCTGCCAGCGAAGGCCTTGCCAACGCCTGGATCGAGGCTCTCGCCTGCGGCACCCCCATCGTCATCACCGATGCGGGCGGCGCGCGCGAAGTGGTCGATACGCCGGTGGCCGGCGTGATCGTCGCCCGCCGGACCGAGGCGGTGCGCGAAGGTATCCGGCTGGTATTGCAAAACAGGCGGCCACCCGAGGAGGTAGCCGCCTGCGTCAAGGAATACAGCTGGGAGGCGAACGGACGGGCGCTGGCCGCCCATTACGATCGCCTGCTGGAAGGTTAGACTTCGCCGCGGGCGACCTTTTCCTGCCGGTCGGCTACCGTTTCTTCCGGAACGAAACTGTCCGAGGTCACGCCCATCCACACCAGCAGCGGCGCTGCCATGTAGACCGAGCTGTAGGTGCCCACGAACAGGCCGAGCGTGATCGCGGCGGTAAGGCCGAACAGGCTCGCCGGGCCGACGAACAGCAGCGGCAGCAGCGCCAGCAGCAGCGTCAGCGAGGTCATCACGGTACGCGCCAGCGTCTCGTTGACCGACAGGTCGAGCAGCTCGGGCAGCGGCATCTTGCGATACTTCTTCAGGTTCTCGCGGATGCGGTCGTAGACGACGATCGTATCGTTCAGCGAATAGCCGATGATGGCCAGGATCGCCGCGATGATCTGGAGGCTGAATTCCATCTGGAACAGCGCGAACATCCCCAGCGCCAGCGACACGTCGTGGAACAGCGCGAAGAGCGCGCCCACCCCGAATTGCCATTCGAAGCGTATCCAGATGTAGAGCGCCACCGCCAGCATAGCGGCGACCAGCGCGAAGATCGCGTCCTCGCGGAATTCGCCCGAGACCTTGCCCGACACGTTGTCGTTCCCGTCGAGACGGAAATCGGGGTAGTTGCCCTGCAGTTCCGCAACGACCTCGTTGGCGGCAGCCTGCGCAGCGTCGTTATCGGCCGCCACCTCGTCGGGCAGGCGGACGCGGATCGAGACCTGGTTGTCCTCGCCGAAACGCTGGACAACCGGGCTTTGGTAGCCGAGGTTCTCGACATCCTCGCGCAGTTCAGCGACCGGCGCCTCGGCCCGTTCGGTGAAGGTCGCGCGCACTTCGAGACCGCCGGCGAAATCCACGCCGTAGTTGAGCCCCTTGGTGAAGACCATCGCCCAGCTGCCCGCGATCAGCAGGATGCTGACCACGAAGAAGGGGAAGCGCCACTTGAGGAACTTGATGTTGGTGTCGTCGGGGACGAGCTTGAGAAGTTTCATCGTCCGTTACCTCAAAGATTGATGTCGGTGGGGCGCGTCTTGCGCAGCCAGCCGGCAACCCACATGCGGGTGAGCGGCACGGCGGTGAACACGCTGGTGAAGAGACCCACCACGAGCACGACCGCGAAGCCCTTGATCGGGCCCGAACCGAAATTGAACAGCAGCACGCCGGCAATGAAGTTCGTGACGTTGGCGTCGTAGATCGCGCGGCTGGCTTCCTTGTAGCCGTTCTCCACCGCGGCCACGACCCGCCGCCCGCGCTTGCGTTCTTCGCGGATGCGTTCGTTGATCAGCACGTTGGCGTCGACCGCCGCACCGATGGTCAGCACGAAGCCGGCAAGGCCGGGCAAGGTCAGCGTCATGTTGAGCGCGGCCATGATGCCCAGCAGCATGAACACGTTGATGACCAGTGCCACCGTCGCATAGATGCCGAAGCGCCCGTACGTCACGATCATCAGGCCCATCACCAGCAGCGTGCCGAGGAGGATGGCGATCATGCCCTGCTTGATCGAATCGGCGCCGAGGTCGGGACCGACGGTACGTTCCTCCACCACGCTGAGATCGACCGGCAGTGCGCCCGAACGCAGCTGGATGGCGAGGTTGTTCGCGCTTTCGACAGTGAAGCTGCCCGAAATCTGCGACTGGCCGTTCTGGATCGGCTCCTGCATCCGCGGGGCCGAGATAACCTCGCCGTCGAGGATGATCGCGAACTGGCGGCCGGTGTACTGCGTCGTCATGCGCGCAAAGCGGCGGCCGCCGTCGGGGTTGAAGGTGATCGAGACGACCGGCTCGTTGGTACGCGGATCGAAGCTCTGCTGCGCGCTCGTCAGCGTTTCGCCGTCGATGCCGCCGATACGCTGGACCACGACGCCGTTGGGGAAGCCCTCGCCTTCGGCATAGGGCACCACTTCGCCGCCCGCGACGAAGCCGCGCTGGACTTCTTCCGCGCTCGCCTGGCGTTCGACCAGCTTGAATTCGAGCTTGGCGGTCTTGCCAAGCAGTTCCTTCAGCTGTTCGGGATCCTGCAGGCCCGGAACCTGGACCACGATGCGGGTGTCGCCCTGGCGCAGGATGGTCGGCTCGCGCGTGCCGAGGCCGTCGATACGGATACCGACGGTGCGCAGCGCGCCTTCCATCGCGGCATCGACCGCATTGTCGAGGCCCGCTTGGGTCGGCGTCAGGACGAACCGCTGGCCGTCGACGACCTGGAGATCCCATTCGCGCACCGGTCCGGTGCCGTTCATGATGGCTTCGAGTTCGGCGCGCGCGCGGTCTACCTCGGTGACGTCGTCGAGCAGGAAGCTCAGCTGGCCGTCGGCGGTCGAGACATCGCCGATGCGGATGCGAGGTTCTGCCCGGCGCATGGCATTGCGGACGCTTTCTTCCAGGTCCTCGAGCCTGGTCGCGGCGACATCGGCGCGGTCGGCTTCGAGCAGGATGTGGCTACCGCCGGCAAGGTCGAGGCCGAGATTGATCGTCGGCTCGGGAAGCTGCTCGGGCCAGTCGAGATTGGCGAGCGAGAAGATGGACGGCAGCGACAGGAGCATGCCGACGACGGCGATGCCCCACAGGAACGCTTTCCTCCAGGTTGGAAATTCGAGCATGGCTTGGATTACGCCTTTTGCCGGGTCAGTCGTTGGCGGGCTTG
This genomic interval carries:
- a CDS encoding DUF6456 domain-containing protein, producing the protein MRRELVERELTETGVSGRGSARAAKRTVTVNLAESPLSWLHARGHLDDRLFQAGERLRLDYERAQLSPGVTMRWDPVRVDGGGGDGMTPTERQLAAKARFGAAMAEAGSGLSDVLWRVVCGCESLPEAEKGLGWPVRSGKLVLKLALDRVADYYRIA
- a CDS encoding helix-turn-helix transcriptional regulator, which encodes MINRIRDIRKQKGWTLADLAEACVPPTTPQTVGRLETGMRNLSLKWMDRIAAALEVEPEVLVRSENAEHPQVVATLGRDGPEALETTRDAILATDLGGSGSLMVLTIDYPHGEYRPGDQLWLRQIAPEDAARAVNRDVLVPKKAGRFAFGRLIDRQGSLVGILPPGHGEKQQVVDGPAWIGVAEMLVRRL
- a CDS encoding glycosyltransferase, yielding MSDAPKCRVLVLSTLWPNEAHPRFGTFVARSIEALARETGWQPVVINPIGLPPVVFGRYKTVRDAAVSGTEKGVEVHRPVFRLLPKVGGRLNPALIAAAVMPLARTLHEAAPFDLVDAQFFYPDGPAAMRVAGELGLPFSVKARGADIHYWGARSYGLAALRETADKAAGVLAVSDALADDMAALGIQREKITIHRTGLDRDRFRPLGHTQLRARLAEELGLPLSKDDRLLATVGALIERKGQALVIKALGDLPEARLLLVGKGEDEASLRALARSEGVAERVHFLGLLDHDLLPLVLSAADAMVLPSASEGLANAWIEALACGTPIVITDAGGAREVVDTPVAGVIVARRTEAVREGIRLVLQNRRPPEEVAACVKEYSWEANGRALAAHYDRLLEG
- the secF gene encoding protein translocase subunit SecF; protein product: MKLLKLVPDDTNIKFLKWRFPFFVVSILLIAGSWAMVFTKGLNYGVDFAGGLEVRATFTERAEAPVAELREDVENLGYQSPVVQRFGEDNQVSIRVRLPDEVAADNDAAQAAANEVVAELQGNYPDFRLDGNDNVSGKVSGEFREDAIFALVAAMLAVALYIWIRFEWQFGVGALFALFHDVSLALGMFALFQMEFSLQIIAAILAIIGYSLNDTIVVYDRIRENLKKYRKMPLPELLDLSVNETLARTVMTSLTLLLALLPLLFVGPASLFGLTAAITLGLFVGTYSSVYMAAPLLVWMGVTSDSFVPEETVADRQEKVARGEV
- the secD gene encoding protein translocase subunit SecD, with product MLEFPTWRKAFLWGIAVVGMLLSLPSIFSLANLDWPEQLPEPTINLGLDLAGGSHILLEADRADVAATRLEDLEESVRNAMRRAEPRIRIGDVSTADGQLSFLLDDVTEVDRARAELEAIMNGTGPVREWDLQVVDGQRFVLTPTQAGLDNAVDAAMEGALRTVGIRIDGLGTREPTILRQGDTRIVVQVPGLQDPEQLKELLGKTAKLEFKLVERQASAEEVQRGFVAGGEVVPYAEGEGFPNGVVVQRIGGIDGETLTSAQQSFDPRTNEPVVSITFNPDGGRRFARMTTQYTGRQFAIILDGEVISAPRMQEPIQNGQSQISGSFTVESANNLAIQLRSGALPVDLSVVEERTVGPDLGADSIKQGMIAILLGTLLVMGLMIVTYGRFGIYATVALVINVFMLLGIMAALNMTLTLPGLAGFVLTIGAAVDANVLINERIREERKRGRRVVAAVENGYKEASRAIYDANVTNFIAGVLLFNFGSGPIKGFAVVLVVGLFTSVFTAVPLTRMWVAGWLRKTRPTDINL